Within Deinococcus aetherius, the genomic segment GTCGGGATCACACCAGCAATTGCGCAGAAACAAACGCTAAGCCTCAAGCCCCCGGGAGGGTGAAGAAGAAGGTAGAGCCCTGCCCCAGCGTGCTCTCCAGCCACAACCGCCCGCCGTGCCGTTCCACGATCTTCTTGCATACCGCCAATCCGATCCCCGTGCCCTCGTACTCCTCCCGCCCGTGCAGCCGCTGGAAGATCACGAAAATGCGCTCGAAGTATTGCGGCTCGATCCCGATCCCATTGTCCGAGACGGCAAAGCGCCACACCCGGCCCTCCCGCTCGGCCGAGACGTGGACCTGTGGGGCCACGCCCTCCCGGCGGTATTTGAGCCCGTTGGCGATCAGGTTTTGCAGGAGCTGATCAAGTTGCTGGGCGTCCGCGACGACCCGCGGCAACTCGCCGTGCGTCACGCTCGCCCCCAGCGCCTCGATCTCGGGCTGGAGCCGCCCCAACACCGTACCCAGCACGGCCCCGGCGTCGGTGAAGCGGAGGGGTCGTTGCTCGGTGTGCACCCGGGAAAAGGCGAGCAGGTCGTCCACCAGCCGCTTCATGTGCTCCCCGCTCTTCTTGATCTGCCGCAGGTACAGCCGCCCGCGCTCGTCGAGCTGTGGGCCGTACTTGCGGTCGATGACCCCGGCAAAGCTCGTCACTGCCCGGATCGGCGCTTGCAGGTCGTGCGAGGCGATGTACGCAAACTGTTCCAACTCCTTGTTGCTGCGCTCCAGCTCCTCCGTGCGCTGCGCCAGTTGCCGGACGCCCTGGGCACGTTCCAGCGCCAAACCCAGGCTGCGCACCACCGTTTCCAGCACCGCCCGGTCCGCCGCACTCCATACCCGCCCCTCGAACAGGCCCACACCGAACACCCCAACGGCGGCGCCGTTCACCACCAGCGGCAGCGTCGCCACGGCCTGCACGTGCCGCACCATCTTCGCGGGCGTGTCCGCGCCCTGTGGGTAGGCGTCCTGATACAGGGGCTGCCCGGTGTCGAACGGCGTGAGCAGCGAGGGGGTCTCGCGCGGCAGGCCCGCGTCCACCGCCGCCTGCAACTCGGGGGAGCCGTGCGAGTCCACCTGGGACCGCACCCGCCACAGACCGTGCTCCAGTTCGTAGTACACCGCGAAGCCCGGCGGCAGAAGGGAGCGCACGATCTCCTGCGCACGCCGGATCAGGGCGCCCGGTTCACCGTGCAGCGTCAGGTCGCGGCTGAGTTCCGCAAAGGCTTCCAGCGTCCGGGTGCGGGCGCTCAGTTCCACGTTCTGCTCGGCCAGCCGCCGGGTCTGCTCGGCGCGCTCCACGGCCAGGGTAAGGCTGTGGCCGACGGCCCGGACGATGGCCCGGTCCCGCTCCACCCAGCGCGAGGTGCTCTTGAACCCCATCGTGAAAAAGCCGCGGACCTCACCCCCCACGATGACCGGGTACGCCGCGACCGTGCCGTAGTCGCCACTATCCTCGATGCCCTCGTGCTCGGCATCCCAGCTCTCGGTGAAGATGAGTGCACGTTCGCGCAGCAGGTTGACGATGAAGGGCGTGTCGCTGGGGAGCCCCGCTTGCAGCGCGGCGATGAAGTCGGGCTGGGTATTGAGATTGCTCGTCCACGTCCGCAACTTCCAGAGATCGCCCTCGCGCTCGTAGTACCCGCCGATCCCCTCTGTGAACCGCGCCTGGATCACGTTCACCGCCTGCCCGGCGAGGGTGATCACGTCCGTCTCGGTGCTGGCGGCCTCGGTAAAAGCCGCAAACGCTTCCTGGGCCCGGGCGTCCTCCTCGATGCGCCGGGTGCGTTCCTCAGCGTCCCGCTGGGCCTGGGCGCGTTCCAGCGCTAGGGTGAGGGTGCGGCCCACCGCGCGAAAGACCGCCTGGTCCCGCGCCTGCCACTGCCGGCTCTCCCGGATGCCCAACCCCAGGATGGCGCGCACCTCGCCGCCCACGATGATTGGGGTGTGCGCCGCCGTTCCGTACACTTCGTTGCGGTCCACCTGTTGCTGTTCCGGGTCCAGGGCGGTGGTGAACACCGGCTGACGGGCTTGCAGGGTGCTGGCGATAAAGGAGGTGCTGCTGGGGACGCCCGCGGTCAGGAGGGCGATGAAGTCCTCGCCGAGGTCCTCACTCCACGCACGCAGCGTCCACAGCTCGCCCTCCGGCTCGTAGTACACGACGCTCCCGTCCGGGAATTGAGCGCGGAGCGCCGTGATGGCTTGCCGGGCGAGGGAGAGCAAGTCGGTGTCCTGGCCG encodes:
- a CDS encoding GAF domain-containing protein, translated to MSSQPEAPPTSPLSLSERLQTVTEALATARTQNDVFGVVLTPAREALEAVAGAVLLVDEAGIRLNLAATQGDEEGAQTLWQDGPLDGNVPAGDALKRHEPLFFEHEGDLVRAYPELEARTGGVAAVATAVLPMFLDERPLGTLILDFQEPHTFTPEEQRFLRTLAAQCALALGRVRLNTRLQHELHTRTQMLDWNARAYEAFVAFSEAAGQDTDLLSLARQAITALRAQFPDGSVVYYEPEGELWTLRAWSEDLGEDFIALLTAGVPSSTSFIASTLQARQPVFTTALDPEQQQVDRNEVYGTAAHTPIIVGGEVRAILGLGIRESRQWQARDQAVFRAVGRTLTLALERAQAQRDAEERTRRIEEDARAQEAFAAFTEAASTETDVITLAGQAVNVIQARFTEGIGGYYEREGDLWKLRTWTSNLNTQPDFIAALQAGLPSDTPFIVNLLRERALIFTESWDAEHEGIEDSGDYGTVAAYPVIVGGEVRGFFTMGFKSTSRWVERDRAIVRAVGHSLTLAVERAEQTRRLAEQNVELSARTRTLEAFAELSRDLTLHGEPGALIRRAQEIVRSLLPPGFAVYYELEHGLWRVRSQVDSHGSPELQAAVDAGLPRETPSLLTPFDTGQPLYQDAYPQGADTPAKMVRHVQAVATLPLVVNGAAVGVFGVGLFEGRVWSAADRAVLETVVRSLGLALERAQGVRQLAQRTEELERSNKELEQFAYIASHDLQAPIRAVTSFAGVIDRKYGPQLDERGRLYLRQIKKSGEHMKRLVDDLLAFSRVHTEQRPLRFTDAGAVLGTVLGRLQPEIEALGASVTHGELPRVVADAQQLDQLLQNLIANGLKYRREGVAPQVHVSAEREGRVWRFAVSDNGIGIEPQYFERIFVIFQRLHGREEYEGTGIGLAVCKKIVERHGGRLWLESTLGQGSTFFFTLPGA